The DNA region CACGATGACGATGCGCGGATTGGTGCCGGCCTTGAGGTTCTCGATCAGCGCCTGCGACACCCGGAGCGGCGACAGGGTGTTGACCGCCAGCGTATGCGCGAACCCGTCGAAATCCATGTCGAGCGCGCCCTGACGGTGGGGGCCGTGCACGCCGGCATTGTTGATCAGCACGTCGAGCGGCTGGCCGGCGATGGCGTCGGCCAGGGCATCGACCGAGGTCTGGTCCGTCACATCCAGGCGGTGGAGGGTGAGCTGGTCGGGATACTTGGCGGCGAGCACGCCGAGATGGTCGACGTCGGGATTGCGGGCACAGGCGAACACCCGGTCGCCGCGCTGCACCAGCCGTTCGACGAAGCCGTAGCCGATGCCGCGATTGGCGCCGGTGATCAGATAACTGGCCATGGGAGCCTCCTTCGCTCAGCATATGGGACGGGTTGCGGCATCGAGCCAGGCCGCCGTCGGTGCATCCACCAGCGGGCCGATCTCGGCGGCGACGCGGGCGTGGTAGGCATCGATCCAGGCGATCTCGTCCGGCGCCAGCAGCGCCGGATCGATCAGTCGGCGGTCGATCGGCGCCAGGGTCAGCGTCTCGAATCCGAGCAGCGGCCGCTCGCCGCCCTCCGGCGCCGGCACCTCGCGTACCAGTTCGAGGTTCTCGATGCGGATGCCGTATTCGCCGGCCCGGTAATAGCCCGGCTCGTTGGACAGGATCATGCCCGGTTCGAGCTTGGCGTGGCCGATGCGCGAGATGCGCGCTGGCACTTCGTGCACCGAAAGATAACTTCCGACGCCGTGGCCGGTGCCATGGTCGAAATCGAGCCCCGCCGCCCACAGCGCCCGGCGGGCGAAGGGGTCGAGCTGGGCGCCGGTGCTGCCGGCCGGAAAGACGGCGGTGGCGACGGCGATGTGCCCCTTCAGCACCAGCGTGAAATGCCGCTTCATGGCGGCGGTGGGGGTGCCGATGGCGATGGTGCGGGTGACGTCGGTGGTGCCGTCCTGGTACTGGGCACCGGAATCGACCAGCAGGATGCCGGGCTCGATGCGCCGGTTGGTGGCGGTGGTGACGCGGTAGTGCGGCAGCGCGGCGTTGGGGCCGGCCCCGGCGATGGTCGGAAACGAGATGTCGCGCAGCACGCCGGTGTCGCGCCGGAAGCTCTCCAGCGCCTCGGTCACCGCGATCTCGGTGAGGGTGCCCTTGGGCGCCTCGCGGTCGATCCAGGCGAGGAAGCGGGCGAGGGCTGCGCCGTCGCGGCGGTGGGCGGCACGGGCACCCGCGATCTCGACGGCGTTCTTGCACGCCTTCAGCCGGGCGATGGGGTCGTCGCCGAGGCCGGCGCTGCCGCCGGCACGCTCGACCACGCCGACCAGCCGGTCGGGGGCGCTCGCTCGGTCGAAATGGATGGTGGCGCCGGTGGCGGCGAGCGCCGAGAGCTGGGGCTCGAGCTCGGCCGGCTCGGCCAGGATGGCGGCGTCGGCCAGCGCGCCGCGCACCTCGCCGGCGAGCTTGCGCGGATCGAGGAACAGCAGCGGCCGGCCCTCGCGCGCGATCAGCGCCCAGCCCAGCGGCAGCGGGGTGTGGGCGACGTCGCCGCCGCGAATGTTGAAGGTCCAGGCCAGCGCATGCGGATCGGAGACCAGCAGCGCATCGGCCTTCGTCTCGGCCAGCGCCGCCTGGATGCGGGCAAGCTTGGCCGCGGCCGGCTCGCCGGCAAAGGCGATGGGGTGGAGCACCACCGGCGCGCAGGGCGGCGCCGGCCGGTCGGTCCAGACCTGATCGATCGGGTTCGACTCGACGGCGACGAGGCAGCCGCCGGCCGCCCTGGCCGCGGCGGCGAGTTTCGAGGCCTGATCGCGGGTGTGCAGCCAGGGGTCATAGCCCAGCCGGCCGCCGGCCAGATTGGCGGCGATCCAGGCCTCGGCCGTCCGGTCGGCGATGTTGTGCGGGGCGAACACCGCCGGGTCGGCCTCGGCCGTCACCTGCAGCGTGTAGCGGCCGTCGACGAAGATCGCCGCCTTGTCGGCCAGCACCACGGCGGTGCCGGCCGAGCCGGCAAAGCCGGTGAGCCAGCGCAGTCGCTCCTCGCCGGTCGGCACGTATTCGTTCTGGTGGGCGTCGGCGCGCGGCACCACGAAGCCGTCGAGGCCGCTTCGGGCCAACTCGGCGCGCAGCAGCGCGACGCGCTCCGCGCCCACGGACGGATCGGCCGCCGAGCCGAAAGACTGGAAGATCGCTTCGAACATGGTGATCCAACGTAGAGGCAAGCGGCACCGTGGCGCAATCGGCCGGAAGGCGGGCGCCGTCCCCACGACGTCCGGAGGCCGATCGGCTATCAGGAGCCGCGCGCCGCCCTCACTGGCCCGGATTCGCCGGCCGGTGAGGAAATGCCGGCGCCTGGACCAGGGGATCGTGACGCGGTCCTGCGGATCAGACAGGATGTGCGATGGAATTGAGCCCGGACGCCGCAATCGAGGCCATCGGCTTCGCCGCGGCCATCACCACCACGCTGTGCTGGCTGCCACAGGCGGTCCGGCTGATCCGCACCCGCGAGACGCGAGGCATCTCGCTGTCCAGCTACGGGTTCTTTTCGGCGGGGATCGCCCTGTGGCTGATCTATGGGCTGCTCATCGGCAATGCGCCGATGATCGCGGCCAATACGGTCACGCTGGCGCTGACTTTGGTGATCGTGGCGATGAAGCTGCGCTACGGCTGATGCGGCTCTAGGGCCTGCACGGCCTTCGAGCCGCATTCCTGTCGCCGAGAAATCCTGGTTGGATCAAGGATTTTCGGCGAGACCGTTTTCGGCATCCCGCAGGGATCAGCCGGAACCCCGATGATGCCGGGGTGGGCGGTGCCTTATCGGCCGGAGACGATACCGAACACCGCCCCGCGGCCGACCGGTCAGGCCGCCTGGCGCTGGAGAGCTGTGCAATCGCGGGTCCTGATGCAGAAAGCCCCGCCGAAGCGGGGCTCAAGGGTGCGCGCCTCAGCCGACGCGGAGATTTTCGGCCGCGGTCTTGCCGCGGTTGGTCACCAGATCGAAGGTGACGGTCTGACCCTCGTTCAGGGTCGTCAGGCCGGCACGCTCGACTGCGCTGATGTGGACGAACACGTCCTTGCCGCCGGTCGCCGGCTGAATGAACCCGTACCCCTTGGTCGGGTTGAACCACTTGACGGTGCCCTTTTGCATCGTCGGTCTCCGAAATAAGTGAAGTCTCGACACCGCGCGTGTTTGCACGCTCGACGCCACACCCTGGGATTTTGGTGTTTCCGAGAGACGTCAAAGGCCGTTCGGCGAAAGACGAGGCCGGAACGGCCAAAACCCGCATGCGTTGGAATCGTGCTTCATTCCCGCGACGAAAACAAGGCTCTTGTTGAAATCACCGGCTGCTGCGGACAGCGCCCACCGTTCCCGGTAAACGCGCATTTATGCTCGCGCGCCCGCCAAGTTGCTCGCCTCGCCGCCAGCGGCCGCCCGCACGCAAAAATTGCAGCGTGAAGCGGCTGAGGCACTAAAATAAAAGTGAACTCGAAACGCTGCGGTTCCGCAAGTCCGAGGTTTCCGGAGGGGCGTCTTCAACAAAGGCACCGGGCGATTCCGCCCCGGTCAGGGGAATCATGCGGCCGGCGGGGGCGCTTCGGCAGGGACGGCGGTGGTCGCGGATGAAACTTTTGTTGGTACGGAGCGCCATCGGCGGCCCGAGGCGGCAGCGCCCCGGGCCGTCACGATCTCACATCGTCCGGCTGATCGGCCGGATCTCGGCTCAGAACATCAGCTTGCGGAACAGGCTGGTGCGGGTCGAGCCGGTGGGGGCGGGATCGGCCGAGAGCCGGCTCGGCGCGGGCTCGTTCTCGGCGAAGCGCACTTCGCAGAAATTGCCGAAGAACTGGTCGGCCACCGCCGCGATATCGTCGGAATAGTCGCGGTCGTGGGGCGACCATTTGCGGGTCAGGTCGGTGTAGGTGACCGGCCGGCGCAGCTTGTGCGCCCATCCCGGTATCTCGCCCCATCCCTGGACCAGCCGGGTGCGGACGGCCACCGGATTGTCGACCGCCTCGCCGGCATACATCGAGATGTGCTGCAGATGGGCGAGCACGCCGGTCGAGACGTCGGAGAACGCCTCGCCCGAATGTCCACGGCCGGTGGCGCCGATGCCGGCGAAATTGTTCTGGTCGGGAGACACGAGGCCCGGACGGCCGCTGGCCTGATGGAAGCGCAGCCAATTGGTCTCGACGATCATCTGGAAGAAGGCGTAGTCCCAGCGGATGCCGAGCGTCCGGCCGTGCTGCTCATAGTGCGCAGCGATGGTTTCCAGCCGGGAATCGATGTCGCCGTGGCGGGACTTGAGAAACGCGGTGAGGCGCGTCGGAGTGACGCAGGCGGGAACTTCATTGCCGCTGGCCGCTTTAATGGGCGGCAACGTCGCCGCAAGGGCGGGGACGTCTCCCAACGCAAGTATGCCAATAACGCCGGCGGCAAGGGTGGTGGCGATCGTGTGAAATCGAATCATACAGCCCCCCGGACCTGGACGGTGCACGGGGGAGTTTGTCGTCCGTCAAGGTTACCGAGTGGTTAACGGCTCTGGTGGGACAAAGCCGTTTGGCGGTAGCCGGGGACAGATGACACCCGTGTCCGTCAGTGACAGGGTGGGACTTGACCGCCAAATGGGTCCTTAGCTGGGCCGTTCCGTGGTCCGCTGACGGCTTTGTCGGGGCCGGCTGGGCGTATTGCGCCCTCCGCAAGACTCAGCCCGGTGCGCGCCGCCTCCTCCGGCGGCTGGCCGGTCAGGCGGGCCGCGAGATAGCCGGCGTCAAATTCTTCCCCTGCGGCAATCTGTTTCGCCGCCGGCTCTTTCTGGGCCTCGCCCTGGGATTCAGTCAGGGATTCGACCTGTTCGGCCGCGACCGGCCCGGCCGTGACGCGGCGCACCTCGCCGCCGCTCATCACCAGCACACCCTCGGTCCCGGCTTTGACCGCGACCTCGGCGGCGCCGGCCGCCGCCAGCCGGTCGAGCGTGGCGGCCGGCGACACGTCGCCATAGAGCAGCGCCTCGTCGGCGAAATTGGCGAGAGCGATGTCGGTGCGGCACAACACCTCGGCCAGCACGGCGCGGGCGCGCGCGGCATCCCCGCCCCAGCCCTGCGGCTGGAACCGGCCGCCGAAAGCGATCGTGGCGCCGCGCTCGCGCGCCACCTCCAGAGTGGCGAGCAGCCGGCCGAGGCCGACATTGTCGTAGAGCGACAGGGTGACGCCGGAAACGTAGACGA from Blastochloris tepida includes:
- a CDS encoding SemiSWEET family sugar transporter, encoding MELSPDAAIEAIGFAAAITTTLCWLPQAVRLIRTRETRGISLSSYGFFSAGIALWLIYGLLIGNAPMIAANTVTLALTLVIVAMKLRYG
- a CDS encoding aminopeptidase P family protein is translated as MFEAIFQSFGSAADPSVGAERVALLRAELARSGLDGFVVPRADAHQNEYVPTGEERLRWLTGFAGSAGTAVVLADKAAIFVDGRYTLQVTAEADPAVFAPHNIADRTAEAWIAANLAGGRLGYDPWLHTRDQASKLAAAARAAGGCLVAVESNPIDQVWTDRPAPPCAPVVLHPIAFAGEPAAAKLARIQAALAETKADALLVSDPHALAWTFNIRGGDVAHTPLPLGWALIAREGRPLLFLDPRKLAGEVRGALADAAILAEPAELEPQLSALAATGATIHFDRASAPDRLVGVVERAGGSAGLGDDPIARLKACKNAVEIAGARAAHRRDGAALARFLAWIDREAPKGTLTEIAVTEALESFRRDTGVLRDISFPTIAGAGPNAALPHYRVTTATNRRIEPGILLVDSGAQYQDGTTDVTRTIAIGTPTAAMKRHFTLVLKGHIAVATAVFPAGSTGAQLDPFARRALWAAGLDFDHGTGHGVGSYLSVHEVPARISRIGHAKLEPGMILSNEPGYYRAGEYGIRIENLELVREVPAPEGGERPLLGFETLTLAPIDRRLIDPALLAPDEIAWIDAYHARVAAEIGPLVDAPTAAWLDAATRPIC
- a CDS encoding cold-shock protein; this translates as MQKGTVKWFNPTKGYGFIQPATGGKDVFVHISAVERAGLTTLNEGQTVTFDLVTNRGKTAAENLRVG
- a CDS encoding PfkB family carbohydrate kinase, whose amino-acid sequence is MSRVVAIGEVSIELFRGDDGRYALSFGGDVFRTAVRLGRLGVPTAFATALGDDPYSRTIIAALEAEGLATDLIVRIAGTKPNLTLIDTATSGERLVHGWRDGAPARQLFSVQGWGALAEAMTLARLVYVSGVTLSLYDNVGLGRLLATLEVARERGATIAFGGRFQPQGWGGDAARARAVLAEVLCRTDIALANFADEALLYGDVSPAATLDRLAAAGAAEVAVKAGTEGVLVMSGGEVRRVTAGPVAAEQVESLTESQGEAQKEPAAKQIAAGEEFDAGYLAARLTGQPPEEAARTGLSLAEGAIRPAGPDKAVSGPRNGPAKDPFGGQVPPCH
- a CDS encoding glucosaminidase domain-containing protein, yielding MPPIKAASGNEVPACVTPTRLTAFLKSRHGDIDSRLETIAAHYEQHGRTLGIRWDYAFFQMIVETNWLRFHQASGRPGLVSPDQNNFAGIGATGRGHSGEAFSDVSTGVLAHLQHISMYAGEAVDNPVAVRTRLVQGWGEIPGWAHKLRRPVTYTDLTRKWSPHDRDYSDDIAAVADQFFGNFCEVRFAENEPAPSRLSADPAPTGSTRTSLFRKLMF
- a CDS encoding SDR family oxidoreductase yields the protein MASYLITGANRGIGYGFVERLVQRGDRVFACARNPDVDHLGVLAAKYPDQLTLHRLDVTDQTSVDALADAIAGQPLDVLINNAGVHGPHRQGALDMDFDGFAHTLAVNTLSPLRVSQALIENLKAGTNPRIVIVSSILGQMAQSMAGDIAYCASKAAVNKVMQGLALALKDDGITVVSVHPGWVKTDMGGPKAPLAVGESVRNLVATIDDLTLEKTGSFLNYDGTPLAW